GAAAGATATGGTTAAAGGTTTGGTCTATCATTACGCTGTTTCCGATGAGATCTCATTTGCGAAAACATACATGTTCAAGGAGGGAACTAAAGGCTCTGCAGATATTTATGAGCATTTAAAATCAATGATGGAGGAACGCCTTGTATCAAACTTATTGATTCATGGTGAATACTTCAAGGAAGCAGGTTTTGTAGAGTATGATATGGAAGAAGTGAAAACCAATATCCGGAAGTTGTGGACCTACGAGGCTTCTCAGATCTCAGCATCTCTTAAGCATGTGTTGTCGAAGCAGCCGAGAATCGGTATAGACGCTCTAGTACATACAGCTATACCCGTTGTGGTTGAGCAAAAGTTAGACGGTAATGTGTTGGGTTTAAGCAGCAATCTAAGTGTTGATGCTTTTAGTTTTGATTCTGTAATACTGGATTTGAAGACTGGAGAAGAAAGAGAATTTCATAAACTTAGCACTACAGGCTATGCGTTAGTGTATGAAAGTATTTTTGAATATCCGATAAATGTTGGCTGCATCGTTTACGTTAACTTTTATCCAAATTTGCCAGTTCCAGTTGTAAAAAGAGTTCCACATCTGATCGATGAACCATTAAGGCGAGAGTTTCTGGAGAAGAGGGACATGAAGATGAAGATGGTCTATGATAGAAGAGATCCAGGATTACCGCATAAATGCTACCGCAATTGCCAGTATCTTTCCCACTGTGGCGTTGGGCCTGATCAAATTGAAGTTAGTGTTAAGTGAATTTGGGTTATTCTTAAGAAGGAAGAGGAACAGGTTCCAATTGAGTGGCAAGGATATAAAGAAGGAGTTTCTTAGTAATGATGTAGAGGAAATTCACTTCCTTAATCCCGGGGTAGGTGTATCCATAAGTGCAATAAGGCTTGCATTGGAAAACGAGATCTTCGTTGTTCTGGGTAGCAGGAGCGGCTGGCCTCATGGATTCGTAATTCCAACAAAGATTTCAGGTACAATAAGGGGTAAAAGGGCACAGTTCTTGGCCTTCAGTGACCCAAGGGGAGTTCACTTGGCTAGGAGGTTCGCTCAAGGTAAAGCAAGGAACCAGCGTAACCTCCTGAGGCTTATATGGAAGAATAGGACTAGAACCGAACCTGAACTGGCAGAGAAGCTCTATAAGGCATCTGAACACGTAGACGAAATCAGCAAAGAATTCGGTTCAATCAATGGCAATAGCATCGATAAAGTCCGAGTAGATATAATGAACGTTGAGGCTAGAGCCTCAAAGGCGTACTGGGATGCCATAAGCCCCCTGATACCAGAAGAATTGAAATTTTCTGGCCGTAAGACGAGAGGGGCAACAGACCCGTTTAATGCAATGCTTAACTTTGGCTACAAAGCAATATTATTCCCAGAGAGCTGGAAGGCTGTTTACTATGCTGGTCTAGACCCTTATGCAGGATTCTTGCATGCTGACAAACCAGGAAAGCCGTCTCTAGCATTGGATCT
This genomic stretch from Nitrososphaerales archaeon harbors:
- the cas4a gene encoding type I-A CRISPR-associated protein Cas4/Csa1, with the protein product MYFLSGEERRKLFKGVISKGREMRVDESLRGWSWDIAPMEPPYDNIKLGIFEVANMYCESGRDVFIRRIDGIKGVPSKDMVKGLVYHYAVSDEISFAKTYMFKEGTKGSADIYEHLKSMMEERLVSNLLIHGEYFKEAGFVEYDMEEVKTNIRKLWTYEASQISASLKHVLSKQPRIGIDALVHTAIPVVVEQKLDGNVLGLSSNLSVDAFSFDSVILDLKTGEEREFHKLSTTGYALVYESIFEYPINVGCIVYVNFYPNLPVPVVKRVPHLIDEPLRREFLEKRDMKMKMVYDRRDPGLPHKCYRNCQYLSHCGVGPDQIEVSVK
- the cas1 gene encoding CRISPR-associated endonuclease Cas1 translates to MIEEIQDYRINATAIASIFPTVALGLIKLKLVLSEFGLFLRRKRNRFQLSGKDIKKEFLSNDVEEIHFLNPGVGVSISAIRLALENEIFVVLGSRSGWPHGFVIPTKISGTIRGKRAQFLAFSDPRGVHLARRFAQGKARNQRNLLRLIWKNRTRTEPELAEKLYKASEHVDEISKEFGSINGNSIDKVRVDIMNVEARASKAYWDAISPLIPEELKFSGRKTRGATDPFNAMLNFGYKAILFPESWKAVYYAGLDPYAGFLHADKPGKPSLALDLMEEFRQHTVDRVLLTIFSKNMLKIDDIMDKESTVQPRLSKNTIKVLTERINEQLDDNVQYNGSKIPLKNAIVNQARGITNYLLGANREYVPFELVW